The following proteins are co-located in the Citrobacter freundii ATCC 8090 = MTCC 1658 = NBRC 12681 genome:
- a CDS encoding urease accessory protein UreD → MDTVAHETLTRGWQAELELHFSCTRHKTVLASARHHGPLTVQRPFYPEEDVCHLYLLHPPAGIVGGDELHIAVTLDENSHALITQPGAGKFYRSRGPQALLRQHFTLASHATLEWLPQDTILFPGANAAIQTVFHLTSASRLLAWDLLCLGRPVMQETFSHGMLQNRLEVWRDGQPLLIERLILQEGNLSGVAHHPWVGTLLCYPANEHMLEGTRERLMALGDYAGATLNDSLLTIRFLANDNLVVQRVMRDIWQFLRPLLTHKTPVLPRIWHT, encoded by the coding sequence GGCAGGCCGAACTGGAACTGCATTTTTCCTGCACCAGGCACAAAACGGTGCTCGCCTCGGCGCGTCATCATGGTCCATTGACAGTTCAGCGCCCGTTTTACCCGGAAGAGGACGTCTGCCACCTCTATTTGCTGCATCCACCTGCGGGGATCGTTGGCGGGGATGAGCTTCATATTGCCGTCACGCTCGACGAAAACAGCCATGCGTTAATCACCCAGCCCGGCGCGGGCAAGTTTTATCGCAGCCGAGGGCCACAAGCGCTGCTGCGCCAGCATTTTACCCTCGCCTCGCACGCCACGCTGGAGTGGCTGCCGCAGGATACGATCCTCTTTCCCGGCGCCAACGCCGCTATTCAGACCGTCTTTCATCTGACATCCGCAAGTCGCCTGCTGGCCTGGGATCTGCTGTGTCTTGGCCGACCGGTTATGCAGGAAACTTTCAGCCACGGCATGCTGCAAAATCGCCTGGAAGTGTGGCGAGATGGGCAGCCGCTGCTGATAGAACGCTTGATATTGCAGGAGGGGAATCTGAGCGGCGTCGCGCATCATCCCTGGGTCGGCACGTTGCTGTGTTATCCGGCCAACGAACACATGCTGGAGGGCACGCGGGAGCGGCTTATGGCGCTTGGCGATTACGCCGGGGCAACGCTTAACGACTCGCTGCTGACAATCCGTTTTCTTGCTAACGACAACCTGGTTGTTCAGCGCGTTATGCGTGACATCTGGCAATTTTTGCGCCCGCTGCTGACACATAAAACGCCTGTACTACCGAGAATCTGGCACACCTAA
- a CDS encoding urease subunit gamma — protein MELTPREKDKLLLFTAALVAERRLARGLKLNYPESVALISAFIMEGARDGQTVAALMEDGRHVLRRDQVMEGVPEMIPDIQVEATFPDGSKLVTVHNPIV, from the coding sequence ATGGAACTGACCCCCAGAGAAAAAGATAAGTTGTTGCTGTTTACCGCCGCGCTGGTGGCGGAACGTCGCCTGGCCCGCGGACTGAAGCTGAATTACCCGGAATCGGTGGCGCTGATTAGCGCTTTCATCATGGAAGGGGCGCGCGACGGGCAAACTGTAGCCGCGCTGATGGAGGACGGGCGTCACGTCCTGCGCCGCGATCAGGTGATGGAAGGCGTACCGGAAATGATCCCGGATATTCAGGTTGAAGCCACCTTTCCGGACGGATCGAAACTGGTCACTGTCCACAACCCGATCGTCTAA
- a CDS encoding urease subunit beta, translating into MIPGEYQIAKGSIALNQGREICTIVVENHGDRPIQVGSHYHFFEVNPALHFDRLAARGFRLNIAAGTAVRFEPGQKREVELVRVAGTQRIVGFRSEVMGALEADNE; encoded by the coding sequence ATGATCCCAGGTGAATATCAGATCGCAAAAGGCAGTATCGCACTTAATCAGGGGCGAGAGATCTGCACGATCGTGGTGGAAAATCATGGCGACAGGCCCATCCAGGTGGGATCGCACTATCACTTTTTCGAAGTGAACCCGGCGCTGCACTTTGACAGGCTGGCCGCACGCGGCTTTCGTCTGAACATTGCTGCGGGCACAGCGGTGCGTTTTGAGCCAGGACAAAAACGCGAAGTCGAACTGGTGCGCGTTGCTGGCACACAAAGGATCGTGGGTTTTCGCAGCGAAGTGATGGGCGCGCTGGAGGCAGATAATGAGTGA
- the ureC gene encoding urease subunit alpha, which yields MSDISRQAYADMFGPTTGDKVRLADTDLWIEVEKDFTTYGEEVKFGGGKVIRDGMGQGQMRADACVDLVITNALIVDHWGIVKADIGIKAGRIFAIGKAGNPDIQPNVTIPIGVGTEVIAGEGKIVTAGGVDTHIHWICPQQAQEALVSGVTTMIGGGTGPAAGTHATTCTPGPWYIARMLQAADALPVNIGLLGKGNGSNPDALREQITAGAIGLKIHEDWGATPAAIDCALTVADEMDIQVALHSDTLNESGFVEDTLAAIGDRTIHTFHTEGAGGGHAPDIITACAHPNILPSSTNPTLPYTINTIDEHLDMLMVCHHLDPDIAEDVAFAESRIRRETIAAEDVLHDIGAFSLTSSDSQAMGRVGEVILRTWQVAHRMKVQRGPLAEETGDNDNLRVKRYVAKYTINPALTHGIAHEVGSVEPGKLADLVLWSPAFFGVKPATIVKGGMIVCAPMGDINASIPTPQPVHYRMMFGALGAARHHTRLTFISQAADAQNIAQQLNLQSAIAVVKGCRTVKKANMIHNDLQPNITVDAQTYEVRIDGELITSEPANVLPMAQRYFLF from the coding sequence ATGAGTGACATTTCCCGGCAGGCGTACGCCGACATGTTTGGCCCAACCACTGGCGATAAAGTGCGCCTGGCGGATACCGACCTGTGGATCGAAGTGGAAAAAGACTTCACCACCTACGGCGAAGAGGTCAAATTCGGCGGCGGAAAAGTGATCCGCGACGGCATGGGCCAGGGGCAAATGCGCGCCGATGCATGTGTGGATCTGGTGATAACCAACGCGCTGATCGTCGATCACTGGGGGATCGTGAAAGCGGATATTGGTATCAAAGCCGGCAGGATCTTCGCCATCGGAAAGGCAGGTAATCCCGATATTCAGCCCAACGTTACGATCCCGATAGGCGTGGGAACTGAAGTCATCGCCGGGGAAGGCAAGATCGTCACCGCAGGCGGCGTGGATACACATATTCACTGGATCTGCCCACAGCAGGCGCAAGAGGCGCTGGTTTCCGGCGTGACGACGATGATCGGCGGCGGCACCGGTCCGGCCGCGGGCACTCACGCCACCACCTGTACGCCGGGTCCGTGGTACATCGCACGCATGCTGCAGGCGGCGGACGCGTTGCCGGTTAACATCGGTTTACTGGGCAAAGGTAACGGCTCAAATCCTGACGCCTTGCGCGAGCAAATCACTGCAGGCGCAATTGGCCTGAAAATCCATGAAGACTGGGGCGCCACACCCGCCGCTATCGACTGCGCGCTGACCGTGGCCGACGAAATGGACATCCAGGTCGCGCTGCACAGTGACACGCTCAATGAGTCCGGTTTCGTGGAAGATACGCTGGCGGCGATTGGCGATCGCACCATTCATACTTTTCACACCGAAGGCGCGGGCGGCGGTCATGCGCCGGATATCATCACCGCCTGCGCACATCCGAATATCCTGCCCTCCTCTACGAACCCGACGCTGCCCTATACCATCAACACCATCGACGAGCATCTCGATATGCTGATGGTTTGCCACCATCTCGATCCAGATATCGCCGAAGACGTAGCCTTTGCCGAATCACGCATTCGCCGGGAAACGATCGCTGCCGAAGATGTGCTGCATGACATTGGCGCCTTTTCCCTGACCTCGTCCGATTCGCAGGCAATGGGGCGCGTGGGCGAAGTGATCCTGCGTACCTGGCAGGTGGCGCACCGCATGAAGGTTCAGCGTGGCCCGTTGGCAGAAGAAACCGGTGACAACGACAACCTGCGCGTTAAACGTTACGTCGCCAAATACACCATCAATCCGGCGCTAACCCACGGTATCGCCCATGAAGTCGGCTCCGTTGAACCTGGCAAACTGGCCGATCTGGTGTTGTGGTCACCGGCATTCTTTGGCGTAAAACCGGCGACGATCGTTAAAGGCGGGATGATCGTCTGTGCGCCGATGGGCGACATCAATGCCTCGATTCCCACCCCACAGCCGGTGCATTACCGCATGATGTTCGGCGCACTTGGCGCAGCGCGGCATCACACCCGGCTGACCTTTATTTCGCAGGCCGCTGATGCGCAAAACATCGCGCAGCAGCTCAACCTGCAAAGCGCCATCGCCGTCGTTAAAGGCTGCAGAACAGTGAAAAAGGCCAACATGATCCACAACGACCTGCAACCCAATATCACCGTCGATGCTCAGACCTACGAGGTGCGTATTGATGGCGAACTGATTACCAGCGAACCGGCAAACGTTTTGCCGATGGCACAACGCTATTTTCTGTTTTAG
- the ureE gene encoding urease accessory protein UreE gives MIYLTQRLDHAHRVTASVTLPIDMRVKSRARVALNDGREAGLMLPRGLLLRGGDLLTTDDGSEVIEVIAAPESVSVVRCADPFLLAKACYHLGNRHVPLQILPDELRYHHDHVLDAMLRQFNLEVTFAQLPFEPEAGAYASESHGHHHGHAH, from the coding sequence ATGATCTACCTGACCCAACGCCTTGACCACGCTCACCGCGTCACCGCAAGCGTCACGCTACCCATTGATATGCGGGTAAAAAGTCGTGCCAGAGTGGCGCTGAACGACGGTCGCGAAGCCGGGCTGATGCTACCGCGCGGTTTGCTGTTACGCGGTGGCGACCTGCTGACCACCGACGATGGAAGCGAGGTGATCGAAGTGATCGCCGCGCCGGAGTCGGTTTCCGTGGTGCGCTGCGCCGATCCTTTCCTGCTCGCCAAAGCCTGTTATCACCTCGGCAATCGCCACGTTCCGCTACAAATTCTGCCGGATGAGCTGCGCTACCACCACGATCATGTGCTGGACGCCATGCTGCGCCAGTTCAACCTCGAGGTGACGTTCGCCCAGTTGCCGTTTGAACCGGAAGCAGGCGCTTATGCCAGTGAATCACACGGGCATCATCACGGCCATGCGCACTGA
- a CDS encoding urease accessory protein UreF, with protein sequence MHNTQQLRLMQLASSALPVGSFTWSQGLEWAVEIGWVKSVDDFSAWQIQQMEQNFFTVDLPLLARLYRACEQDDLDAARRWSAYLLACRETRELRDEERSRGAAFTRLVTDWEADCSREWRTLFADSQLCGMAWLAVQWRIPLTELALSLGYSWIESAVMAGVKLVPFGQQAAQRLIIALCDRYAQGLAQALATPDASLGSATPLAAIASARHETQYSRLFRS encoded by the coding sequence ATGCATAACACCCAACAACTGCGTCTGATGCAGCTCGCCAGCAGCGCACTCCCGGTGGGGTCGTTTACCTGGTCCCAGGGTCTGGAGTGGGCGGTGGAGATTGGCTGGGTGAAAAGCGTCGATGACTTCTCTGCCTGGCAAATTCAGCAGATGGAGCAGAACTTTTTTACCGTCGACCTACCGCTGCTGGCGAGACTGTATCGCGCCTGCGAGCAGGACGATCTCGACGCCGCACGCCGCTGGAGCGCTTACCTGTTGGCCTGCCGGGAAACCCGCGAACTGCGGGATGAAGAACGCAGTCGGGGCGCGGCGTTTACGCGGCTGGTCACCGACTGGGAGGCGGATTGCTCGCGAGAGTGGCGCACTCTCTTCGCCGACAGCCAACTCTGCGGCATGGCCTGGCTGGCCGTGCAGTGGAGAATTCCCCTGACCGAACTGGCGTTAAGCCTCGGCTACAGCTGGATTGAGAGCGCTGTGATGGCTGGCGTCAAGCTGGTTCCTTTTGGACAACAGGCGGCCCAGCGTTTGATTATTGCGCTCTGCGATCGCTATGCGCAGGGTCTGGCACAGGCGCTGGCGACGCCTGACGCCAGTCTCGGCTCCGCAACGCCGTTGGCCGCTATCGCGTCTGCCCGGCATGAAACCCAATATTCCCGATTATTCCGCTCCTGA
- the ureG gene encoding urease accessory protein UreG — MSNYKHPLRVGVGGPVGSGKTALLEALCKAMRSSYQLAVVTNDIYTKEDQRILTEAGALEPDRIVGVETGGCPHTAIREDASMNLAAVEALSEKFGNLDLIFVESGGDNLSATFSPELADLTIYVIDVAEGEKIPRKGGPGITKSDFLVINKTDLAPYVGASLEVMERDTLRMRGERPWTFSNLKSGEGLEKIIAFLEEKGMLRM, encoded by the coding sequence ATGAGTAACTACAAGCATCCCCTGCGTGTGGGCGTTGGCGGCCCGGTCGGCTCCGGCAAAACGGCGCTGCTGGAAGCGTTATGCAAAGCCATGCGCAGTAGCTATCAACTGGCGGTAGTCACCAACGATATCTACACCAAAGAAGATCAGCGCATTCTCACCGAGGCGGGCGCACTGGAGCCAGACCGGATCGTCGGTGTGGAAACCGGCGGCTGCCCGCATACCGCCATCCGCGAAGATGCGTCGATGAATCTGGCTGCCGTAGAGGCGCTGAGCGAGAAATTCGGCAATCTGGATCTGATTTTTGTGGAAAGCGGTGGCGATAACCTGAGCGCCACCTTCAGTCCGGAATTAGCGGATCTGACGATCTATGTGATCGACGTTGCCGAAGGCGAGAAGATCCCGCGTAAAGGCGGTCCTGGGATCACTAAATCCGATTTTCTGGTTATCAATAAAACCGATCTGGCCCCTTACGTCGGCGCCTCGCTGGAGGTGATGGAACGCGATACCCTGCGTATGCGCGGCGAGCGTCCGTGGACGTTCAGTAATTTAAAATCCGGAGAGGGTCTGGAAAAAATTATCGCGTTTCTGGAAGAGAAAGGAATGCTGCGGATGTAG
- the tsaD gene encoding tRNA (adenosine(37)-N6)-threonylcarbamoyltransferase complex transferase subunit TsaD translates to MRVLGIETSCDETGIAIYDDEKGLLANQLYSQVKLHADYGGVVPELASRDHVRKTVPLIQAALKEAGLTAKEIDAVAYTAGPGLVGALLVGATVGRSLAFAWGVPAIPVHHMEGHLLAPMLEDNPPAFPFVALLVSGGHTQLISVTGIGQYELLGESIDDAAGEAFDKTAKLLGLDYPGGPMLSKLASQGVEKRFVFPRPMTDRPGLDFSFSGLKTFAANTIRNNENDDQTRADIARAFEDAVVDTLMIKCKRALDQTGFKRLVMAGGVSANRTLRAKLAEMMQKRRGEVFYARPEFCTDNGAMIAYAGMVRFKAGATADLGVTVRPRWPLAELPAA, encoded by the coding sequence ATGCGTGTACTGGGTATTGAAACATCCTGCGATGAAACCGGCATCGCCATTTACGACGATGAAAAAGGTCTTTTAGCCAACCAATTGTATAGTCAGGTGAAATTACACGCTGACTACGGCGGCGTAGTGCCAGAACTGGCCTCGCGCGATCACGTACGTAAAACCGTACCGCTGATCCAGGCCGCGCTGAAAGAGGCGGGACTGACGGCAAAAGAGATTGATGCGGTGGCGTATACCGCAGGTCCTGGTTTGGTTGGCGCGCTGCTGGTTGGCGCAACCGTAGGACGTTCGCTGGCGTTCGCCTGGGGCGTACCAGCAATTCCTGTGCACCACATGGAGGGTCATCTGCTGGCGCCGATGCTGGAAGATAATCCGCCTGCTTTTCCGTTCGTCGCGCTGCTGGTTTCTGGCGGTCACACGCAGCTGATTAGCGTCACCGGTATCGGTCAGTATGAATTACTCGGCGAATCGATTGATGATGCTGCTGGCGAAGCGTTCGACAAAACCGCCAAGCTGCTGGGACTGGATTATCCTGGCGGTCCAATGCTGTCAAAGCTGGCCTCGCAAGGCGTTGAAAAACGCTTTGTCTTCCCGCGCCCGATGACCGATCGTCCGGGGCTGGATTTCAGCTTCTCCGGGCTGAAAACCTTTGCCGCGAATACCATTCGTAATAACGAAAATGACGATCAGACGCGCGCAGATATCGCCCGTGCCTTTGAAGATGCGGTAGTTGATACGCTGATGATCAAGTGCAAACGCGCGTTGGATCAAACCGGTTTTAAACGTCTGGTGATGGCGGGGGGGGTGAGCGCGAACCGTACGCTGCGCGCAAAACTGGCCGAGATGATGCAAAAACGTCGTGGCGAAGTATTTTACGCGCGTCCGGAATTTTGTACCGACAACGGGGCGATGATCGCCTACGCGGGCATGGTGCGTTTTAAAGCGGGCGCAACGGCGGATCTTGGCGTAACCGTGCGCCCACGCTGGCCGCTGGCGGAATTACCGGCGGCGTGA
- the rpsU gene encoding 30S ribosomal protein S21, producing the protein MPVIKVRENEPFDVALRRFKRSCEKAGVLAEVRRREFYEKPTTERKRAKASAVKRHAKKLARENARRTRLY; encoded by the coding sequence ATGCCGGTAATTAAAGTACGTGAAAACGAGCCGTTCGACGTAGCACTGCGTCGCTTCAAGCGTTCATGCGAAAAAGCAGGTGTTCTGGCGGAAGTTCGTCGTCGTGAGTTCTATGAAAAACCGACTACCGAACGTAAGCGCGCTAAAGCTTCTGCTGTGAAACGTCACGCGAAGAAACTGGCTCGCGAAAACGCACGCCGTACTCGTCTGTACTAA